In the Brassica napus cultivar Da-Ae chromosome A7, Da-Ae, whole genome shotgun sequence genome, one interval contains:
- the LOC125576318 gene encoding ADP-ribosylation factor 2-B-like: MGLSFAKLFSKLFAKKEMRILMVGLDAAGKTTILYKLKLGEIVTTIPTIGFNVETVEYKNISFTVWDVGGQDKIRPLWRHYFQNTQGLIFVVDSNDRDRVVEARDELHRMLNEDELRDAVLLVFANKQDLPNAMNAAEITDKLGLHSLRQRHWYIQSTCATSGEGLYEGLDWLSNNIAGKA, translated from the exons atggggtTGAGTTTCGCGAAGCTGTTTAGCAAGCTCTTtgcaaagaaggagatgaggatTCTGATGGTTGGTCTTGATGCTGCTGGTAAGACCACTATTCTCTACAAGCTCAAGCTCGGTGAGATTGTCACCACCATCCCCACTATTG GTTTCAATGTGGAAACTGTGGAGTACAAGAACATCAGTTTCACTGTGTGGGATGTCGGGGGTCAGGACAAG ATCCGTCCTTTGTGGAGGCACTACTTCCAGAACACTCAGGGTCTGATCTTTGTCGTGGACAGCAACGATAGGGACAGAGTTGTTGAGGCTAGAGATGAACTTCACAGGATGCTTAATGAG GATGAGCTGCGTGATGCTGTGTTGCTTGTGTTTGCCAACAAACAAGATCTTCCAAACGCTATGAATGCCGCCGAAATCACAGATAAGCTTGGCCTTCACTCCCTGCGTCAGCGTCACTG GTACATTCAGAGCACATGCGCCACGTCAGGTGAAGGACTGTACGAAGGTCTGGACTGGCTATCCAACAACATCGCTGGCAAG GCGTAA
- the BNAC06G31500D gene encoding uncharacterized protein BNAC06G31500D: MGKANVNNTGSDTKRNVVSSVFDPAFSRFVGLSQKLQARVKSQLKNLTADKHGREDNEISSNSIQMDLEKQLDSWRGNPSWTDQPPVVKVSIPKGSLCNLKAEVNVGLPPDAVYNIVIDPDNRRVFKNIKEVLSRKVVVDEGLRQVVEVEQAALWRFLWWSGTISVHVLVDQNRADHSMKFKQVKSGFMKRFEGNWKVKPLFVDEHMCDRLKPKTLEEYEQCTGGKGRVGSKVTLDQLIQPAIVPPPPISWYLRGITAKTTEMLIHDLLAETAKIRKRLATGETDDSQSLDEQMIVNPGDIKERWAAHRRTSRRRRKDLC; this comes from the exons ATGGGAAAGGCTAATGTTAACAATACTGGTTCAGACACCAAGAGAAATGTAGTCTCAAGTGTGTTTGATCCTGCATTCTCTAGATTCGTTGGACTCTCTCAGAAGCTTCAAGCTCGTGTTAAG TCCCAGCTGAAGAATCTGACCGCTGATAAGCATGGGAGGgaagataatgaaatctcatcTAACTCCATACAAATGGACCTGGAGAAGCAGCTAGATAGTTGGAGAGGAAACCCTTCGTGGACTGATCAACCCCCAGTCGTTAAG GTGAGTATTCCGAAAGGGTCGCTTTGCAATCTCAAAGCTGAGGTGAATGTTGGTTTACCCCCTGATGCAGTTTATAACATTGTGATTGACCCTGACAACAGAAGGgtcttcaagaatatcaag GAGGTTCTGTCGCGGAAAGTAGTGGTGGATGAAGGATTGAGGCAAGTGGTGGAAGTAGAACAAGCTGCTTTGTGGAGATTTCTCTGGTGGTCTGGAACAATCTCAGTTcatgtcttggttgatcaaaaCCGAGCAGATCACTCG ATGAAATTCAAGCAAGTGAAGAGCGGGTTCATGAAGAGATTCGAAGGAAACTGGAAAGTAAAGCCTTTGTTTGTGGACGAGCATATGTGCGATCGTCTGAAACCAAAAACACTGGAGGAGTATGAGCAGTGTACTGGAGGTAAAGGGAGGGTCGGATCAAAGGTGACGCTTGACCAGCTAATACAGCCTGCGATTGTTCCACCACCTCCCATTTCTTGGTATCTGAGAGGCATCACGGCCAAGACAACAGAGATGCTCATCCATGACTTGTTGGCTGAGACCGCTAAGATCCGCAAACGTTTGGCAACCGGAGAGACGGATGATAGTCAGTCGCTGGATGAGCAAATGATTGTGAATCCCGGAGATATAAAGGAGAGATGGGCTGCACACAGAAGAACATCAAGGAGACGTCGAAAAGATTTGTGCTGA